A single region of the Idiomarinaceae bacterium HL-53 genome encodes:
- a CDS encoding Capsule biosynthesis GfcC: MGIEMRCTIRKIISSVVLSICAALSYTAAAQDEDKAEYTTVKVIVNDQITMEFSREVRLDVVLNTALEQWERELGLEPLDIYWPNARLAMVAGERSGHNELENQRDEVLAQLDSLAEYYLNKERRERAAAVASLREQLSNMLVAWQPFGVPEVGPSRLFIEDNPRLGAGVYHLTLPEREPYFYVYGLTKSFGKQRIYSQQTVRGYLYGHAENELLWPTADRSFATHIPTANQPVRVPWGVHNAEAVHMMPGDLLFIGFNERKLPKQYEDLNGQIASILQHFWHDPSVRFMDNRVESTVEARVPDVFHWERLDRSPTRSNYGGVGLMQVPTARMSKTGELALGYSDMQEYRRYNFHLQLLPWLEAGGFYTRILNRLYSPIPGFSGNNIYTDKGFDVKVRLWEESRYIPEIAIGLRDFAGTGIFADEYVVASKRFGPLDFTLGFGTGRLGASDTISNPFCEISDSYCERRPNFSGRGGIPEYKEWFTGPAAIFGGVEYQTPFPGLRVKLEYEGNDYSTDRAGIDIEASSPVNLGFNYRVNDNFDLQFALERGDIFTFGFVLRTNLNTLSQIKLTPDRVEPEEQPRSNSLANVEWRNITRGMRSQYAFNSARIAMTEDEEGQVVRAFVNPHRYRDADEAIVRAARVMAAELPESVHTYEIVQRDALMPVVTTRIDAADFRAYVRNEVPGKSPSDVSEIFERDEPVSQPEWGDDSWVVGNPYSFAPSFGFKPFLDQDFGAPETFQFYQVGANVFGSHWFRDDSWVFGSVGINIANNFDKFNFTVDSFDNLPLPRVRTYVREYMLNDIWVDTLQVNHVHQFSESLYGLAYAGMLERMFGGVGGELLWRPLDSPIAVGLDVNWVKQRDFNGGFGFRDYSTATGFLTAYYQMPWLEDSMLQVGYGKFLAKDTGAAIQFQKRFDSGVIVGAFANLTNVSSRDYGEGSFTKGVFISIPFDLMGVLPSRDRIGVTWVPLSRDGGQVLHRRTTLYPVTDARAPFYMR, translated from the coding sequence ATGGGGATTGAGATGCGTTGCACCATAAGAAAAATAATCAGTAGTGTGGTTTTGTCAATTTGTGCAGCGCTTTCATATACAGCGGCAGCTCAGGACGAGGATAAAGCGGAATATACAACGGTAAAAGTTATTGTAAATGACCAAATAACGATGGAGTTTAGCCGTGAAGTTCGGTTGGACGTGGTTCTAAATACCGCGTTAGAGCAATGGGAACGTGAACTTGGTTTAGAACCACTCGATATTTATTGGCCAAACGCGCGTTTGGCGATGGTTGCGGGAGAGCGCAGCGGACATAATGAATTAGAAAATCAACGAGATGAGGTTTTAGCTCAACTCGACTCTCTTGCTGAGTACTACCTTAACAAAGAGAGAAGAGAGCGTGCCGCTGCAGTTGCCTCATTGCGTGAGCAGTTAAGCAACATGTTGGTCGCGTGGCAACCATTTGGAGTGCCAGAAGTTGGACCGAGCCGGCTTTTTATCGAAGACAACCCGCGGTTGGGGGCCGGCGTCTACCACTTAACCTTGCCAGAGCGCGAACCCTATTTTTATGTTTACGGGCTTACTAAAAGCTTTGGTAAGCAGCGTATCTATTCGCAGCAAACCGTGCGTGGCTATCTTTATGGTCATGCAGAAAATGAACTGTTATGGCCAACCGCTGACCGTAGTTTCGCAACCCATATTCCAACAGCTAATCAGCCAGTTCGTGTGCCTTGGGGCGTACACAATGCTGAGGCGGTTCACATGATGCCCGGCGACCTTTTGTTTATTGGCTTCAATGAACGAAAATTACCCAAGCAATACGAGGATCTAAACGGACAAATTGCGTCAATCTTGCAGCATTTTTGGCATGATCCGTCTGTTAGATTTATGGATAATCGAGTGGAGAGTACGGTCGAAGCAAGAGTTCCGGACGTCTTTCATTGGGAACGTTTAGATAGGAGTCCGACGCGCTCTAATTATGGTGGCGTCGGGTTGATGCAAGTTCCTACTGCAAGAATGTCGAAAACGGGCGAACTCGCACTGGGATACTCTGACATGCAGGAATATAGACGCTATAACTTCCACTTGCAGCTTTTACCTTGGTTAGAGGCAGGTGGATTTTATACGAGAATTCTTAATCGTTTGTACAGCCCGATTCCTGGGTTTAGTGGAAACAATATATACACAGACAAAGGCTTCGATGTAAAAGTTCGCCTTTGGGAAGAGTCTCGTTATATTCCTGAAATTGCCATTGGTTTGCGTGATTTCGCCGGGACAGGCATTTTTGCAGATGAATACGTAGTAGCTTCTAAGCGTTTTGGGCCACTAGATTTTACTCTGGGATTTGGAACAGGCCGTCTTGGCGCCAGCGACACCATTTCAAACCCGTTCTGCGAGATTTCCGATAGTTATTGTGAAAGGCGTCCCAATTTTTCAGGGCGCGGAGGAATTCCAGAATATAAAGAATGGTTCACTGGACCAGCTGCAATTTTTGGCGGTGTAGAGTATCAAACCCCATTCCCGGGGTTAAGAGTCAAACTTGAGTATGAGGGGAATGATTATTCTACAGACCGTGCGGGTATCGATATCGAGGCAAGTTCACCGGTGAATTTAGGGTTTAATTACCGAGTGAATGATAATTTCGATTTGCAGTTCGCGCTGGAGCGTGGCGATATTTTTACTTTTGGATTTGTTCTTCGAACCAACTTAAATACACTGAGCCAAATTAAGTTGACGCCGGACCGAGTAGAGCCGGAAGAACAGCCACGCTCAAACTCCTTAGCAAACGTGGAGTGGCGAAATATTACACGAGGAATGCGCTCTCAGTACGCTTTCAATTCAGCTCGTATTGCTATGACTGAAGATGAAGAGGGCCAGGTCGTTAGGGCCTTCGTGAACCCTCACCGTTATCGAGATGCTGACGAAGCAATTGTTCGAGCAGCGAGGGTGATGGCTGCCGAGTTACCTGAGTCAGTGCACACCTATGAGATTGTGCAGCGTGATGCCCTCATGCCAGTCGTAACAACACGAATTGATGCTGCGGACTTTCGCGCATACGTAAGAAATGAAGTTCCTGGTAAATCTCCCTCTGACGTGAGTGAAATTTTTGAAAGAGATGAACCAGTTTCACAGCCTGAATGGGGAGATGACAGTTGGGTAGTTGGTAACCCTTATAGTTTTGCTCCGAGTTTTGGCTTTAAGCCGTTTCTCGATCAAGACTTTGGCGCGCCAGAAACATTCCAATTCTACCAGGTGGGTGCGAATGTGTTTGGTAGCCATTGGTTTAGAGATGACTCCTGGGTTTTCGGGTCGGTTGGAATCAATATCGCGAATAACTTCGATAAATTTAACTTTACTGTAGATTCGTTTGATAATTTGCCTTTACCTCGTGTACGAACCTACGTTCGGGAATATATGTTAAATGATATTTGGGTTGATACACTTCAAGTTAACCATGTTCACCAGTTTAGCGAGAGTCTCTATGGCTTAGCTTATGCTGGTATGTTGGAGCGTATGTTCGGAGGTGTTGGAGGGGAGTTGTTATGGCGTCCGTTAGACTCACCCATTGCAGTTGGCCTAGATGTAAATTGGGTGAAACAAAGGGATTTCAATGGCGGCTTTGGCTTTAGAGACTATTCGACCGCAACGGGTTTCTTGACCGCTTATTATCAAATGCCTTGGCTCGAAGACTCTATGTTACAGGTGGGCTATGGTAAGTTTTTGGCAAAAGATACAGGCGCAGCTATTCAATTCCAGAAACGCTTTGATAGTGGTGTCATTGTGGGAGCATTTGCGAATTTAACGAACGTGTCCTCCCGCGACTATGGTGAGGGTAGCTTTACCAAAGGTGTATTTATCAGTATTCCTTTCGATTTGATGGGTGTATTGCCCTCTCGAGACAGAATAGGCGTTACTTGGGTGCCATTATCACGTGATGGTGGCCAGGTGTTACACCGAAGAACCACCTTGTACCCTGTAACCGACGCAAGAGCGCCTTTTTATATGCGGTAA
- a CDS encoding Group 4 capsule polysaccharide lipoprotein gfcB, YjbF translates to MKLKLFVIACGSLFLSACSSVFYDAQKTWEYAFREQVDTTLSAEEIERTPLTMFYGQIEGMPRTVVIMGFADQTSEIPRLNWITGGRQSISTEYARIVETSGLDRNLVAMSDINEDPLRCVVLAPNNCPTQWIRQIDMASNDQKPGAMSGTETIISEFDVTGMEILTLPSGIEKSVYRVVEEGRFVFARQEFVNEFWIEADGHVVKSKQTMMPNTMSIELTQIKWIGRDGD, encoded by the coding sequence ATGAAATTAAAATTATTTGTTATTGCCTGTGGGTCGCTGTTCTTATCAGCTTGCTCTTCTGTCTTTTATGATGCGCAAAAAACATGGGAGTATGCATTTCGAGAGCAAGTTGATACAACGCTCTCGGCTGAAGAAATTGAGCGAACACCCTTAACAATGTTTTACGGGCAGATTGAGGGGATGCCGAGAACAGTTGTTATTATGGGATTTGCAGACCAAACATCAGAAATTCCCCGTTTAAATTGGATTACTGGGGGACGCCAGTCGATATCGACCGAGTATGCGCGAATCGTTGAGACTTCGGGTCTTGATCGCAACTTGGTCGCAATGTCTGACATCAATGAAGACCCACTGAGATGCGTGGTTCTTGCTCCAAACAACTGCCCGACTCAGTGGATTCGTCAGATTGATATGGCAAGTAACGATCAAAAGCCTGGAGCAATGTCAGGTACAGAAACGATTATTTCAGAATTTGATGTCACGGGCATGGAAATACTTACGTTACCCAGTGGGATCGAGAAATCTGTTTATCGTGTTGTTGAAGAGGGACGTTTCGTTTTTGCAAGACAAGAATTTGTAAATGAGTTTTGGATTGAAGCCGATGGGCATGTCGTCAAAAGCAAACAAACGATGATGCCGAATACAATGTCGATTGAGCTTACTCAAATCAAATGGATCGGTCGAGATGGGGATTGA
- a CDS encoding UDP-glucose 4-epimerase: protein MDVLVTGGAGYIGSHTVLELLNSGHKVIVIDNLSNGSVEAIKRVEHITGRSVEFVEGDIRDESVLDQLFSEFSIESVIHFAGLKAVGESVQKPLEYYDVNVNGTLSLCRAMRRAEVFKLIFSSSATVYGEDAPVPYVESFGRGKTSNPYGTSKAMVEEILTDLCHSDSRWSVALLRYFNPIGAHESGLIGEDPQGIPNNLMPFIAQVAVGKREKLTIFGNDYATADGTCERDYLHVVDLAEGHVKALSALGNSGAHAFNLGTGEPISVLAMVNAFIEHTGVPVKYEYGARRAGDLPAFWADAKKAKNELGWQAKRTLADMMVDTWRWQSKNPQGYNS from the coding sequence ATGGACGTATTAGTGACGGGCGGCGCAGGATATATAGGGTCGCATACGGTTTTAGAATTGCTGAATTCAGGGCACAAGGTTATTGTAATCGACAATCTATCGAACGGTTCTGTTGAGGCAATAAAACGCGTTGAGCATATTACTGGAAGGTCGGTTGAATTTGTTGAAGGAGATATTCGTGATGAATCAGTGCTTGATCAACTTTTTTCTGAATTTAGCATTGAGTCAGTGATTCATTTTGCGGGGTTAAAAGCGGTCGGCGAAAGTGTGCAGAAGCCGTTGGAGTATTACGACGTAAATGTGAACGGCACGCTCTCTCTTTGCAGAGCCATGCGCAGAGCAGAAGTCTTTAAACTTATCTTCAGTTCTTCTGCGACTGTTTATGGAGAAGATGCGCCGGTTCCGTACGTGGAAAGTTTTGGTCGAGGGAAAACGTCGAATCCCTATGGTACGTCTAAGGCAATGGTTGAGGAAATTCTGACAGACTTGTGTCATTCTGATTCAAGATGGTCTGTTGCTTTGCTTCGTTATTTCAATCCTATTGGTGCGCATGAGTCAGGCCTGATTGGGGAGGACCCGCAAGGGATTCCGAATAACTTGATGCCGTTTATCGCACAAGTTGCGGTAGGGAAGCGAGAAAAGCTAACAATTTTTGGTAATGACTATGCAACTGCAGATGGAACTTGCGAGAGAGACTATTTGCACGTGGTAGACCTTGCCGAAGGTCACGTAAAAGCATTAAGCGCACTTGGCAACTCCGGTGCGCATGCTTTTAATTTGGGAACTGGAGAGCCAATTTCCGTGTTGGCGATGGTCAACGCTTTTATTGAGCACACGGGCGTTCCTGTAAAATATGAATATGGAGCCCGCCGTGCAGGAGATTTACCTGCGTTCTGGGCAGACGCAAAGAAAGCGAAAAATGAGCTTGGTTGGCAGGCAAAGCGCACATTAGCGGATATGATGGTCGATACTTGGCGCTGGCAATCTAAAAACCCTCAGGGTTATAATTCCTAA